The Pseudomonas rhizosphaerae genomic sequence CTTCCAGCAGCGCGATCTGCCGTGATAGCGGTGGCTGGGAGATGTGCAGCCGCTCCGCCGCGCGACCGAAGTGCAGGGTTTCGGCCAGCGCACGAAAATACTGTAAATGCCTGAGCTCGATCATGATGCTCGCAAAGGTATCAGTGGGTGCCTGATTATGGATTGGAAAACATAAGTTCGCCTGCCGTATTGTGAAATGGCCAAAGCGTCGAGGCTTGCGTCACGAGCGCCAGACCTCGAGATAGTCACGAGCTATAAAACAATAAAAGGTGACGCCGATGTCTTCTGTATGCGAACACACCGCACGTGCTTCGACTGCTGCGCCCGTACCGTCCTCATCCGCACTGCTTTCAGCCGAGCAGTATGAATCCGATATCGCCAACGACAGCGACCCGCAGGTACGCCAGGCCTTTCGCCGCGCCCTGCGCCTGATGGAGCGCGGCATCGCCGTGCTCATCCAGGGCGAAACCGGCACCGGCAAGGAAGTGCTGGCCCGCACCCTGCATGCTCACAGCCAGCGCCGGCAGGCCCAGTGCGTGGCGCTCAATTGCGCCTCCATCCCGGAAAGCCTGATCGAGAGCGAGCTGTTCGGCTACTCGCGCGGTGCTTTTTCCGGCGCACTGCCCTGTGGCAAGAAGGGCAAGGTTCAGCAGGCCGACGGCGGCACCTTGTTTCTCGACGAGATCGGCGACATGCCTTTCGAACAGCAAACCCGCTTGCTGCGGGTGATCGCCGAGCGCGAAGTCACTCCGCTGGGCGCAGAGCGCAGCCTCAAGGTCGACTTCGCCCTGATCTGCGCCACCCACCAGAACCTCACCAGCCTGGTCCAGCAGGGTGCCTTTCGCGAGGACCTGTTCTACCGCATCGCCACCGGCGTGGTGCAGCTGCCGCCGCTGCGCGAGCGCACCGACCGCGCCGAACTGGTCTGCCGCATGGTCGCCAGCGAGCTGCCCGGCTGCGACCCGCGGCAGGTCATCGCTTCGGATGTCTGGCCACTGCTGCTCAATCACCCCTGGCCGGGCAACTTGCGGCAGATGCGTGCGGTGATTCGCTACGCCTGCGCAGTGATGGAAGGCAGCCGCATCCAGCGCACCGACTTGCCCATGGATTTCCTCGGTCACGGCTGCCCGACCGCATCGCCCGCACCTGCCAACGTGACCCCGATTCGCCGTCCGGTGACCCTGGCCGCGC encodes the following:
- a CDS encoding sigma-54-dependent Fis family transcriptional regulator, encoding MSSVCEHTARASTAAPVPSSSALLSAEQYESDIANDSDPQVRQAFRRALRLMERGIAVLIQGETGTGKEVLARTLHAHSQRRQAQCVALNCASIPESLIESELFGYSRGAFSGALPCGKKGKVQQADGGTLFLDEIGDMPFEQQTRLLRVIAEREVTPLGAERSLKVDFALICATHQNLTSLVQQGAFREDLFYRIATGVVQLPPLRERTDRAELVCRMVASELPGCDPRQVIASDVWPLLLNHPWPGNLRQMRAVIRYACAVMEGSRIQRTDLPMDFLGHGCPTASPAPANVTPIRRPVTLAAPLDERADVLDVLNACRWNMSAAARALGICRPSLYRVLRRLGIPQLKDQLAQGAYLPA